Part of the Anomaloglossus baeobatrachus isolate aAnoBae1 chromosome 1, aAnoBae1.hap1, whole genome shotgun sequence genome, TCAAAGCCTCTGCTGGCATAAGCTTGTGGTGGTGTTGtgtggctttatttttttttttttccttttcttgcaGATATGTGAAATCTATGGGGAAAAAAGGCACCCTGTGAACACAGCCttacgtttctttttttttttttttttcccctcaggtATTAAGACAGCATTCGTGAAGAAGTGCAGTGCGACTGGCTTCATTGCCACTCACTGTGAGATGATCCCTATAGAGTGGGTGTGCAGGAGGATAGCCACTGGCTCCTTCCTGAAGAGAAATCCTGGGGTACCGGAAGGCTATAAATTTTATCCCCCTAAAGTGGAGACGTTTTTCAAGGTTGGTTTGTGGACATTTTTCTTTTCAACTTTGTCTAAAGAAAATTGTGCCTATATTGGTAACTCAaacatatttaattttttttttaggatGATGCCAATAATGACCCTCAATGGTCTGAAGAGCAGCTGATTTCGACCAGACTAAATTGTGCTGGGCTTGTGATTGGCCAGGCAGAGGTTGACATCATGAGCCATTCAACGGCCGCCATCTTTGAGATTCTGGAAAAAGCCTGGGCAACACAGGACTGCACCCTAGTGGACATGAAGGTGAGGTGTCTATATGGTGTTCTAAGTGGGAAGGCTAGACACTTATTTTGGCTGCATTTTATTGTCAGAACTTTCTAATTCTTAGGTAGAATTTGGTGTGGACGTGACCAAAAAAGAAATTGTCCTCGCTGATGTGATTGATAACGACTCATGGCGTCTATGGCCCGCAGGAGATAAGACCCAGCAGAAGGATAAACAGGTATGTATCCAACTTCTAACATTCATAATGCAAGGTCTTAAAGACTTGGCCATTAAAATTCCTTCTGCTAACTTGTCTCGTGTTTCCTTTCCAGACTTATCGGGATCTGAAGGAGATTACTCCAGAGGCCATGCAGATGGTCAAAAGAAACTTTGAGTGGGTTGCAGACAAAGTGGAGGTAATTCTGGACTGTTAGCTAAAACAGTTCTGCTGTATTGAAAACTAACACAATTTGGTTTAGTGACAAGTTGTATCTCATGGGTACTTTATTATATTTGATTTAATATTTCATCTGTTCTTGGCCATTTCCCTATCCTTTACACTGGTTATTTCTATTTCCTCAGCTGCTATTGACGAGTGAAAGCCAGGGACGGGTTGTGGTGTTGATGGGATCAATTTCTGACCTAGGCCACTGTGAAAAGATCAAAAAGTCCTGTGCAAATTACGGCATGCCGTGTGAACTGAGGGTGACGTCTGCTCACAAAGGACCTGATGAAACCCTGAGAATAAAGGCAGAGTATGAAGGTAAGATCACAAGTGTCTCCACAAACTCCTCACATAAAAAGCAGCAGTGTTGTGCTAGACAATtggattatatattatatttatcccCCCCCCAATGCATAAAGTTTGTTTTTTGTCTAGGAAGAATAGGAAGAAAGTCACAGCTTTTGGAAACTGACCTGGGGCTAAGGCCCATGAAATGTTCCTGGATCTTTGATATCACAGATACCAGTGCTGGCTGACCGGGTTCCATAGCTCAACTGTGTCTTAGAAATTTGGTTGTCATAGACTGTCTTCAATGAAAATTAAATGCTCTGCCATTAAGAATTTTTTTTATGTATTGAGGTCACATGGGCCAGGCAGGGTATATacttcagtgtatgagctcttaagTTTCCATAGCCTGTCttgctacttaaagggaatctgtcaggtccccctatccacccagaaccacaagcagttctgggtacatattgctaatcaccGCCAAATGGTGCCTGTATCTAGTAGCGTAgataaagggatttttagaaaGGGTTTCTAAAgggcttttatcatatgctaatgagcgagggcactagtcacgagcgttagttcctgcgctcattccaccctcttagcatggcagcacgcccacaagggattgctaacatgctattcaattcaacaTAACAAGCGGTGACAGATACCTGCATCCGTTATGACGGCTGATAAGAATGCCCGTCATGtccgatcatgcgcagtatgaagccaggtataCATGTCCCAGCTTCAGAGGTGTAGTATGAATGACCGGAAGTGCTAGGCATTCTGATCAGTGTAAGCATGTCACAGCTGGTgatactgcattgaatagcatgaccctgtgggtgtactatcatacaaagagggtggaatgagcacaggaacaaacgcccttgtgactagggcatatgctcattagcatatggtaaacatCGGTAACCTATTAACGACCCATGGCGTACTGGATAAGACATGGATCGTCAGCGGTTAATCCCCGCCCCTGCGACTATCCACGCACATCAGCTgactttaacagctgacatgtgtgcctgctggtttcgagtggaatcgcttccacccacaactattaaccccttacattttgctgccaaaatctggcagtgatatgtacagtatatgtgcgcTGCCATTATGCTGACTTGCCCTACCccaaccagaagtcacgtgacatgatcaggtGACTTACAGTGGTTGCCATggtggcacagggtcatgtgatgacacctgtagctaacatgagtcacatgctctcaatgccggaatactgccagcattgaaagtaaagcagcatatctgcagatcttggctctttagctgtgatctggagacctGATCAGATTGCTCATTGCTATAAcaccctaggtggactagtaaaataaaaaaaaacaaaactaaaagttcaaatcacattgaaaatacacatttggcatcagtgttcagaaatgcccaattttatcaaaatataaaatcaattaatctgattggtaaatggcgtaacagcaaaaaaataccaaatgccaaaattatgtttttgttttgctttgagacgcaaaaaataagcagtcactgggtCATAGATCcaggaaaaatgagaacactatgggtttcagaaaatggtgcaaaacgtgtgccacttttttggacaagcttgtgaattttttttaaccccttagatacaagtaaacctattcatgtttgtctGCAAACTCGCACTGACATCAGGCAtcctacccacacatcagttttaccatgtagtaaacactgaataaaatatcccaaaaactattgtgcgatcacttttttttatttttttttttgcaatttttccacacatggaatttttctttgtcgctccattgggagacccagacaattgggtgtatagcttctgcctccggaggccacacaaagtattatactttaaaaagtgtaacccctcccctctgcctatacaccctcccgtgcatcacgggctcctcagttttatgctttgtgtggaaggaggcacacatccactcatgcagatgggtgagagagtccaacaggccggagaaaggccagaggaactcctatgcgtggcgggctaagccacgcccccaaaaacccgccggaggcaatgcctccaaggcggcctcttcatgactcttggcatccccgaaccgcatcctcggtcggtggcaggctctcccgcttttgcgacgcctggtggc contains:
- the PAICS gene encoding bifunctional phosphoribosylaminoimidazole carboxylase/phosphoribosylaminoimidazole succinocarboxamide synthetase isoform X3; translated protein: MAPELRLGKKLNEGKTKEVYELLDHPGRVLMQSKDQITAGNAARKDHMEGKASISNKTTSCIFKLLQEAGIKTAFVKKCSATGFIATHCEMIPIEWVCRRIATGSFLKRNPGVPEGYKFYPPKVETFFKDDANNDPQWSEEQLISTRLNCAGLVIGQAEVDIMSHSTAAIFEILEKAWATQDCTLVDMKVEFGVDVTKKEIVLADVIDNDSWRLWPAGDKTQQKDKQTYRDLKEITPEAMQMVKRNFEWVADKVELLLTSESQGRVVVLMGSISDLGHCEKIKKSCANYGMPCELRVTSAHKGPDETLRIKAEYEGDGVPTVFVAVAGRSNGLGPVLSGNTAYPVINCPPLTADWGVQDVWSSLRMPSGLGCSTVLSPEAAAQFAAQIFGLNNHLVWSKLRSCTLNTWISLKQADAKLRQCSM
- the PAICS gene encoding bifunctional phosphoribosylaminoimidazole carboxylase/phosphoribosylaminoimidazole succinocarboxamide synthetase isoform X1, producing MESSGELRLGKKLNEGKTKEVYELLDHPGRVLMQSKDQITAGNAARKDHMEGKASISNKTTSCIFKLLQEAGIKTAFVKKCSATGFIATHCEMIPIEWVCRRIATGSFLKRNPGVPEGYKFYPPKVETFFKDDANNDPQWSEEQLISTRLNCAGLVIGQAEVDIMSHSTAAIFEILEKAWATQDCTLVDMKVEFGVDVTKKEIVLADVIDNDSWRLWPAGDKTQQKDKQTYRDLKEITPEAMQMVKRNFEWVADKVELLLTSESQGRVVVLMGSISDLGHCEKIKKSCANYGMPCELRVTSAHKGPDETLRIKAEYEGDGVPTVFVAVAGRSNGLGPVLSGNTAYPVINCPPLTADWGVQDVWSSLRMPSGLGCSTVLSPEAAAQFAAQIFGLNNHLVWSKLRSCTLNTWISLKQADAKLRQCSM